TAATAACATTGGTGTAAAAGGCGAAATTAAAAAGCTACGCAAACAGCTTGAAAACGCCGATACCCAATAACCGAGCATTCCTCGAAGCCAAGCGGGGCGGAAGTCTAAGAATAATTTTATTATCTCTAACGATTTCCCCACCCCGCTATTTTTTTAAGGATTTCAAATGAACCAAGTTATTTCTGTGCCGTTTGAGGAACAGTACCAAAGCACCGATAAAACAGACACGCAAGCGGATCACATCATCACAAATAACCGATTTTTCCCTGATATTTCCCTTGCTCACGCAAGAAATTCAATGCGAATAGATGGCACGGTTACCCATCAACGTTTGCTTATGGCTCTTGTGGAGGCAATGGCAACAGTAAACCAAGATTTAAAAGATTTCCGTAAGCAATGCCAAGCGGACAATATCGCCACATTAGCCGAAGCTGATGATGAAGTGATTAATGGTCAAAGCGTGCTTGAACAACGCTATTTGCGTGCGGTGTATTGCTATGCGGTGGCAAATTTATATGAGCGTTATTCAAGCTACGATTTAACCCGAGACGGTGAAAATAAAAGCGAATTGCTCAATCAAAGCGTGGACGAATTACGCCGTGACGCACAATATGCCATCAAAGATATTTTAGGGGAAATCCGAATTATTGCGGAGTTAATTTAATGCGAACCGTCACAGCTAATCAAAATGACACCTTGGATTTAGTGGTTTATCGCTATTTTGGCGATCAACAAGGCTTAGTTGAGCAATGCCTTGAATTAAATCCGAAATTAGCCAATCAGATTTTATTACAAGCTGGGCAGAAAGTGATTTTACCAACTGTTAAGGTTAAACAACCCACAAAACAAACAATACAGCTATGGAGTTAAACAAAGGATTAAGTTATGGCAGATAGAACAACCGCTCCCCTTTCTTATTTTGGAGCAATAATCGCCGCATTGAGTGGTTTAAGCTTAAGTGAATGGAGTGCCATTTTTGGGATTTTATTTGGTTTTGGTACATTCCTAATCAACAACCACTACAAACGCAGAGAAGATATCCGGAAGCAAAAAGAATTCGAATTAAAAGAAAAAGAGTTTGAAATAAAAATGGAACAGATGAAAAAGCAACAGATTGAACAAATAAAGGAGATCCTTGATGAAAAAAATTAAAGTCGCCGGTGCTGTTGTTTGCTCAGTAATGGCAATTATTGGCATTGTGAAACAACAATATCCTGAAATTAAAGTCAGTCAGCAAGGGCTTGAATTGATTGGCAATGCCGAAGGGTGCAGAGCCAAACCCTACACTTGCCCCGCAGATGTTTTAACCGTTGGTATTGGTTCAACCGAAGCAGGCGGAAGCAAAATTCAACGCAATAAAATCTACACAAATGAAGAAATTGCAGAGCGTTGGAAAGAGGATTTATTAATTGCTCAAGAGTGTGTGGAAAAATACGCCCACGGCAACACCCAACCACAAGGGGCTTATGATGCACTGGTTTCTATTACTTTTAATATCGGTTGTGGTGCAATGCGAAAATCTACCCTTTTCAGAATGGCAAAACAAGGCTATTCACCACAAATGTGTAATCAGTTTCCAAGATGGGTATATGCAGGTGGTCAAAAATTAAAGGGATTAGTAAAACGCCGAGCCAAAGAAAAAGCCTTATGCTTAGGGGGTAACTAATGGGATTACGTCATATTGCAACTTTATTAAAAATTGGTGTATTCGTGATCTTAATTGCCCAAATGGTGTATATAAAAACCTTGAAAGTATCAGTAAAACGACACCAAGCTGAAACTGCCGTCGCCCAACAAAAAGCCGATTATTTTGCCAGTGCAAATCAGAACTTAAAACAGCTCAATGCAGAAAATATCAAGCAAATTGAACGCTATCAAGAACTCAACCGAGATTTATCAAAGAAAATTCTCAAACGTTTAAATCAACAAGAAAAACAGAATAAAAAACTCTTAGGGGCATTAAATGAAAAAGCTAATCAGAATTGGAGCAATGGGGTTATCCCTAACAATGTTGGTCGCTTGCTCAACACCAAAAACAACGATTACCGAGATCAACCAAGCCCAACAAATGCCGATACTTTGCCCAACCACGCCAGTGTGTCGGATGCCGCTACTTTCATTTCAGACAAATAAAGACTTGGCAATCGGTGTTGAAACGCTGATGAATAATTTGAGTTTTTGCGTAGTAAAAATTGAAGCAATGGAAAATTGTATTACTCAATACAATGAAAATTTAAAAAGTAAGGAACAACAATGAGTGATCCGATTGATAAAGCTCAAGAATTACAGGAAATATTAAATAAAACTGCTCTTGCAAAAACGCAACAAAAAACGACCGCTTGTTCATTGGGATTTTGTGAAGATTGTGATGAAGCCATTCCTGAAAAGCGAAGAAAAGCCATTTTAGGCGTGACACGTTGTGTGAATTGCCAAGAAATTTTTGAACAAAAAAGCCAACACTGGAGAAAATAATGTTTAAGCCTGACCGATTGCGAAAGCTACTCACTAAACGGATTAAATATTTCAGACAAAACCCTGACACCTTGCAATTGTTCTACGCTAACGGACACATTAAAAGCACAGGGGCGACAAGTTTAAGCTGGCAATATCATTATGATTTAGAGATTATCGTGACCGAGTTTCCTGACTCCCCTGATCTGATTTTTTTAGCAATTCAGGAATTTATCAAGGTGGAACAAAGTGAACTGTTACACAACACCGCCCAACAAGACAGTATTAAGTTTGAGATTGATCCAAATAACAATGAAACTTTTGATATATCAATCAGCATTCCACTTTCAGAGCGTGTGATTGTCAGCGTGAAAGATAGCGCCTACCAAATCACCCACGCTGAAGAGCCGAAGCCGATTGATTGGATAGAAATGGAACGCATTCGGATTTATGTACAGAATGAAGATGACCGCACCAAAAACGATAAATTATTTGATAGCAATGATAAACAATGAGCGACTTAACCCAAGCAGACCAAATAACCGCACGCTTTGACGCCCTACTCAAAAGCATTGCCCCACCGCAACGCAAAGCTCTGGCTCGTGAAATTGGTAAAAAGTTGGCACAATCTAACCGCTTACGCATTCAACGCCAACAAAACCCTGACGGTACGGCGTTTGTACAACGTAAAAAACGAGTAAAAACTAAAAAAGGCAAAATCAAAAGGGCGGCAATGTTTAAAAAATTACGTCTTGCAAGATTTATGAAACAGACAGCCAAATCAAGTGGTGTGGAAGTGGGATATTCAGGACAGAACGCTTTTATTGCAAGCCGACATCAATTTGGAAAAGTGGGTGTGGTGGATAAGAAAAAAGGCATAAAACACAAATATGATCAACGTGAACTGCTAGGATTCAGCGATAATGATTTGCAAATGGTGGAAGAAGAGATTTTAAGGGTGTTGAGTGGTTAGACTGTAGAAAACCAGTCATCAAAATTTAAATTTATAGGATATTCTTCACTTAAATGTTTGTGAGTAAAAATTAAATAAAGCATAGCAGTAGGAAAATAAAGGGTTATCGCAATAACATAGATAATAAATTTTAATACAGTTAAAGCAAATAATAAAACATAACTTAAGCAACCAAGCATTAAGAGAAAAGGCATACTAATTAAGAATACAACAACAATGAAAGTAATAAATTCTTCAACACTACTAATATTTGATATTTGTTCCAACATAACGCCTCCTTTTTTTGAGATTATTACGCTAAATAAAAAAAATTGCAATAATAAAGGAAATAAAAAATGAATAATTTAAAACTACAAGTTGTACTTGAAGCAATGGATAAATTATCCGCTCCATTTAAAAATGCACAAAAGCAAATAAATAAAACCAATAAATTGCTGAACGAAAGTAAGCTAGCATTTAGAGGGTTTGAGAAACAGCAGAAACAAATTCAGTCTATGAAAAAAATGACAGAAGGATTACAAAAACAAGCAGAAACCATAAAAAAAGTAACAGATAGCGTAAGTAAATATCGCCATAAACTTGATGGTTTAAAATCACAAAAAATAGATATTAAAACAAAGCAAAAAGAACTTTCACGAGAATTAAAATTTAATGAAAATAGAAATAATGTTCCCGCAATTCTTAGACTTAGACATGAATTATCTAAATTAGACAAAGATTATGAAAAGATAACTTCATCTATTAGTTCAACAAATAAGCGTTGGAAAGATGAAGAAAGAATTTTAAAAATATCAAGAACTGAAAAAGCAAAACAATTATTGCAATTTAGAGCATTAAGAAAACAACTTAAAAAAAGTGGTATTGATACAAAACGATTAGGAACAAATGAAATTATCTTAGCTAATAAGATGAGAGTAGCAAATAAAGAAATTGAAAAACAGCAAAAGGCATTCGATAAATTAAATAAAGCTAAAGCACGACAACGCCAGTATCGTGCAAATGTAGAAAATATGAAACAAAGCAGTGAACGGTTGCACAATTTGGGGCAACGCTCAATGATAAGTGGTGCGGCTATTCTTGCCCCAACGATTGGAATTGGACGAGGCGTTGCGTCTATGACACAAACTGCCGCACAATTTGAACAGTTTAAAGCCGTATTAGAAACAACAGAAGGAAACTCAACGAAAGCACAAAAAAGCCTAGATTGGATCAGCAACTTTGCCACAAAAACGCCTTATGAATTAGCCGAAGTTACTGAGGCATTTGTCCGCTTGCGTGCTTATGGAATGGATCCAACAAATGGACTATTAACCACATTGGGCGATACATCATCAGCAATGGGTAAACCGATAATGCAAGCGGTTGAAGCAATCGCTGATGCAGTAACAGGTGAAAATGAACGCTTAAAAGAATTTGGGATAAAAGCCAGTGCGATTAAAGGCACAAATATTATTGAATATGCTTACACCGACAAAAACGGTAAGCAACAAATGGCAAAGGTCAATAAAAATAACCGTAAAGAAATTGAAAAAACTTTAATGAAAATTTGGAATGCAAAATATTCCGACGCAATGGAAAAGCAATCTAAAACCATCACAGGGATTTGGTCAAACTTGCAAGATCAATGGGTACGCTTTCAACAAATGGTTATGCAGACGGGGGCATTTGATTGGATTAAGGAAAAATTAAAAGGCGTATTAGATAGTATTGATAAAATGGCTCAAAATGGTGAATTACAAAAATGGGCAGAAGATGTAGGTGTTGTAATTAAAGAAGTCGCACAAGGCTTATTTGAATTTGGTCAAAAGGTATTTGAAGCGGTCAAATTTATTGCAAAATTTGCAAGAGAAAATAAAGGATTGATTGCAAGTTTTGTGAAATGGTCGGCAATTTCTGGCAGTCTTTTAACTGCGATTGGTGGCTTATCTATGGTACTAAGTTTTGCAATTTATCCGATTGCAAGATTGGGTTTAGGGGTTGTATCATTAGGAAAATCATTTTTAAGTGTGATACCTGCTCTTTCTCGTTTTGGTATTGCCTTACTTGCAAATCCGATTACTTGGTATGTTGCAGGAATAATGCTTTTAATTGGTGCAATATATTTACTTTATAAAAATTGGGATAAAGTAACCAAATTTACTAATGATGTATGGATAAAAATTAAAAATTTCTTTAATAGTGGCATTAAAAATATAACTAAAACTATCATTGATTTTTCACCTTTGGGATTATTTCATAAAATTTTTAGTAACGTATTAAAATATTTAGGTATTGATATTCCCGAATCACTCACAGAGTGTGGTAAGAAAATAATAGATGGATTAGTCGATGGTATAAAAAGCACGATCAAAGCAATTGGAAATATTGGAAGTTGGATTGATGAAAAGCTAGGAATAAGTAAAGCGTGGGATAAATTATTTGGTGATGATAAAGAAACTGCTATCACAGTTAAAGCACAACAAAAAGCCGTGAATAAAGTAGCTAAACATACGGGAATGTACAATATAGGGACAAAACAACCAGTGTATCAATATGGTTATGGTAGTTATATCAAGCCAACCGTACAAGATACTGTTAAAAAAGGAAAATCATTATTAAATAAATGGTCAGGTGGTTTTGTCGGTGCAGGTGGCAAATACGAACCGAAAGGCATTGTACACGGTGGCGAATATGTGATGACCAAAGAGGCAACCCAACGCTTAGGCATTGCCAGCTTAAATCGCTTGAACTATGGGAAAATCGGTGCAATGGCAACCCTTGCCGGTTCGGTGGCAATGGCACAACCACAGGTGCAAATGGTTAAACCGCTCAATGTCAAAGTGGATAACCGCCCGTTGATTTCTGCGAGTAAACCAAAAGCCCAAACCGTTGCACCGGTAAACCAAAATATCACGATTACGATCAACACAAGCCCAGAGCAAGACGCTCAACAAATTGCCAGAATTGTTGCCAAAGAGCTTGAAAAAGCACAACGACAAGCGCAAGCAAGGGCGAGAAGTAGTTTGTTTGATAACTAAATAAAAATAAATAAGGGCGTAATCGATTTTTTACGCCCTTATAATTTCTCCTTATTGTTATCCTCAAAACCACAATCTAACCTTCTTTCAAATTCTCCCCATATCATCAAAAATCATTTTATTTAAACCGCTTTTACAAAATGGCAAATAACACTGACAACGCACGGCGAATAGAACACATTGTCCGATTTGGCACAATCGCCAAAGTAGATTTGAAAAAAGCATTGGTACGCGTGCAATCAGGCGAGGTTTTAACGGATTGGTTGCCGTGGCTAAATTTCAGGGCTGGCACAACAAAAAGTTGGTCGCCTCCAACGGTTGGCGAACAATGTATCGTGCTTTCAGCGAGTGGCGAAATGACAATGGGCGTGGTTCTCTATGGAATTTATGCCAGCAATGCCCCCAGTTCAAACGGCGATGAACACCTGATTGAATTTCCTGACGGTGCAATTTGTAAATATAACCATAAAACGCACCGCTTAACAATGACCGGAATACAAACAGCTTATGTACAAGCAAGCGAAAGTATTGTGGCTGATACACCTAATTTTGTTTGTACTGGAGATGTGAGGATTAAAGGTAATTTAACCGTTGATGGTATTTCAACCGCAACGGATCATCTTTCAAGTGGAATTTCAGGAAAAGGACATACTCACGCTTATTCCTGGACAGACCCAGCAGGCGGGGCAAACACCGCACCACCGAGTTAAAGGATAAACAATGAATAAACAAACAGGCGAATATTTAGATAATGAAAAAGCCCAC
This DNA window, taken from Phocoenobacter uteri, encodes the following:
- a CDS encoding head completion/stabilization protein produces the protein MNQVISVPFEEQYQSTDKTDTQADHIITNNRFFPDISLAHARNSMRIDGTVTHQRLLMALVEAMATVNQDLKDFRKQCQADNIATLAEADDEVINGQSVLEQRYLRAVYCYAVANLYERYSSYDLTRDGENKSELLNQSVDELRRDAQYAIKDILGEIRIIAELI
- a CDS encoding tail protein X; amino-acid sequence: MRTVTANQNDTLDLVVYRYFGDQQGLVEQCLELNPKLANQILLQAGQKVILPTVKVKQPTKQTIQLWS
- a CDS encoding HP1 family phage holin, yielding MADRTTAPLSYFGAIIAALSGLSLSEWSAIFGILFGFGTFLINNHYKRREDIRKQKEFELKEKEFEIKMEQMKKQQIEQIKEILDEKN
- a CDS encoding lysozyme; the encoded protein is MKKIKVAGAVVCSVMAIIGIVKQQYPEIKVSQQGLELIGNAEGCRAKPYTCPADVLTVGIGSTEAGGSKIQRNKIYTNEEIAERWKEDLLIAQECVEKYAHGNTQPQGAYDALVSITFNIGCGAMRKSTLFRMAKQGYSPQMCNQFPRWVYAGGQKLKGLVKRRAKEKALCLGGN
- the lysC gene encoding Rz1-like lysis system protein LysC (LysC is an Rz1-like component of a phage lytic system, substantially overlapping although not fully embedded in the gene for the Rz-like LysB component.), with translation MLVACSTPKTTITEINQAQQMPILCPTTPVCRMPLLSFQTNKDLAIGVETLMNNLSFCVVKIEAMENCITQYNENLKSKEQQ
- a CDS encoding TraR/DksA family transcriptional regulator, with translation MSDPIDKAQELQEILNKTALAKTQQKTTACSLGFCEDCDEAIPEKRRKAILGVTRCVNCQEIFEQKSQHWRK
- a CDS encoding phage tail protein; this translates as MFKPDRLRKLLTKRIKYFRQNPDTLQLFYANGHIKSTGATSLSWQYHYDLEIIVTEFPDSPDLIFLAIQEFIKVEQSELLHNTAQQDSIKFEIDPNNNETFDISISIPLSERVIVSVKDSAYQITHAEEPKPIDWIEMERIRIYVQNEDDRTKNDKLFDSNDKQ
- a CDS encoding phage virion morphogenesis protein, whose amino-acid sequence is MSDLTQADQITARFDALLKSIAPPQRKALAREIGKKLAQSNRLRIQRQQNPDGTAFVQRKKRVKTKKGKIKRAAMFKKLRLARFMKQTAKSSGVEVGYSGQNAFIASRHQFGKVGVVDKKKGIKHKYDQRELLGFSDNDLQMVEEEILRVLSG
- a CDS encoding tape measure protein, giving the protein MNNLKLQVVLEAMDKLSAPFKNAQKQINKTNKLLNESKLAFRGFEKQQKQIQSMKKMTEGLQKQAETIKKVTDSVSKYRHKLDGLKSQKIDIKTKQKELSRELKFNENRNNVPAILRLRHELSKLDKDYEKITSSISSTNKRWKDEERILKISRTEKAKQLLQFRALRKQLKKSGIDTKRLGTNEIILANKMRVANKEIEKQQKAFDKLNKAKARQRQYRANVENMKQSSERLHNLGQRSMISGAAILAPTIGIGRGVASMTQTAAQFEQFKAVLETTEGNSTKAQKSLDWISNFATKTPYELAEVTEAFVRLRAYGMDPTNGLLTTLGDTSSAMGKPIMQAVEAIADAVTGENERLKEFGIKASAIKGTNIIEYAYTDKNGKQQMAKVNKNNRKEIEKTLMKIWNAKYSDAMEKQSKTITGIWSNLQDQWVRFQQMVMQTGAFDWIKEKLKGVLDSIDKMAQNGELQKWAEDVGVVIKEVAQGLFEFGQKVFEAVKFIAKFARENKGLIASFVKWSAISGSLLTAIGGLSMVLSFAIYPIARLGLGVVSLGKSFLSVIPALSRFGIALLANPITWYVAGIMLLIGAIYLLYKNWDKVTKFTNDVWIKIKNFFNSGIKNITKTIIDFSPLGLFHKIFSNVLKYLGIDIPESLTECGKKIIDGLVDGIKSTIKAIGNIGSWIDEKLGISKAWDKLFGDDKETAITVKAQQKAVNKVAKHTGMYNIGTKQPVYQYGYGSYIKPTVQDTVKKGKSLLNKWSGGFVGAGGKYEPKGIVHGGEYVMTKEATQRLGIASLNRLNYGKIGAMATLAGSVAMAQPQVQMVKPLNVKVDNRPLISASKPKAQTVAPVNQNITITINTSPEQDAQQIARIVAKELEKAQRQAQARARSSLFDN
- a CDS encoding phage baseplate assembly protein V is translated as MANNTDNARRIEHIVRFGTIAKVDLKKALVRVQSGEVLTDWLPWLNFRAGTTKSWSPPTVGEQCIVLSASGEMTMGVVLYGIYASNAPSSNGDEHLIEFPDGAICKYNHKTHRLTMTGIQTAYVQASESIVADTPNFVCTGDVRIKGNLTVDGISTATDHLSSGISGKGHTHAYSWTDPAGGANTAPPS